The DNA sequence AGCAACAAATTGATTTAACCATCGATCCTCCCCCTGATTTAGTATTAGAAATAGATATAACGAGCGGTTCATTACATAAATTACCTATTTATGCTAACTTAGGCATACCAGAAATATGGCGTTATGATGGGGAAAAATTAACTGTTTTTATCCTTGAAAAAGAGACAAATAATCACCGAGAGCTTGAGGAAAGTTTAGCCTTTCCCTTTATCAATATAGACTTGATTCCTAAGTTAATTCAACAAAGTTTAATCGATGGAGAAACAGCAGTTTTAAGAGCTTTTAGAAAGTATATTAAAAATATATAAATATTAACTAATAAAATAATATGATAAATACTTTAACAGAATCAAAACAAATATTAAATAAAGATAAAGTATTAAGGGAATTCGTCTGAGCAGTTCTTTTACAACAGTTACTTCTGAGGTTTTTTTCCTTCAAAACTGCGATAATCAATAATAAAGATTCTTTTATAACTCATGAATGAAGATAATTTTTTTGATATTTATCACCATAGTTTAAATAAACATAAAGAGGAATTATGTGGGGATAAAGTCAAATTTACTAAAGGAGAATCTAAAAGTACTATTGTTCTTTCTGATGGTTTAGGAAGTGGTGTTAAAGCAAATATATTAGCAACTCTTACTACGGAGATGTTAATTACTATGCTTGATGCAGATTTGCCCTTAAAAGAAGTAATAGAAACCATTGCGGGGACTTTGCCGCGGTGTCAGATGCGAAATATTGCTTATGCCACTTTCACTATTATTACAATTAATCATCATGACAATAAATTTGAGGTAATTAACTTTGATAATCCCCCTATTTTTCTTCTGAAAAAGGGCAGAATAGAAAAACTTATTCCGACAACGGAAGTGATTTTAGATAAAAAAATTAACTATTATCAAGGAATATTAGAAAGGGGCGATTTTTTAGGAGCAATTAGCGATGGTATTTTGTATGCTGGATTAGGTAATACCATGAATTTTGGTTGGGGATGGGATAATATTGCCAAGTTTTTAGAAAGTGTTTTTCTGACAAAAGCTAGTAATTCTCGTAAAATTATTGAACAGGTGGTTCAAGAAACTAAAAAACTCTACTGTAATCATATCGGTGATGATGCAACTTTTGTAGGTGTGTATGTACGCAAACCTAAGCCTTTAATGATATTTACAGGGCCTCCTTTAGATCCTAGCAAAGATGAAGATTATGCGGAACAATTATTGAGTTTTGCTGGACGTAAAATTATTTGCGGTGGTACAACAGGTAATATTGTTGCTAATTATATGGCAGAAACTATTGATATAGATATTGCTACGATGACAAAAGAGCTACCTCCCATTGGTAAATTGAAAGAAATTGATTTAGTCACGGAGGGAATTTTAACTATTTCTAAAGCGAAAGAGTTGTTAAACCGTTGTCAATTTGATGTTAGTAGATTACCAACGGTGCGTAATAGTGCGGTATTATTAGCCAAGGAAATTTTAGAGGCTGATTCTATTTATTTTTTAGTGGGACAACAAATTAATGAATTTTATCAGAATCCTCTTTTACCTAAAAATATTTCTATTCGTCGTAGTTTAATTGAGGAATTAGTGCAGTTATTAAGGGAAAATCAAAAAAAAGTTATTCTTGAATATTGTTAAGTTATGACATAAGTTTTTTACACTAAATTAAAAATGATTGAAATCGAGAAAAAATCAACTTTAGTTATTGGTTATGGTAATTCCTTACGCAGTGATGATGGTATAGGACAAAAAATTGCGATCGCACTTTCTCAATTGAATTTAAAGAATTTAACCGCTATTGCCACTCACCAATTGACACCAGAATTAGTAGAGAAAATTATTCAATTTGAACAAATAATCTTTATTGATGCTCAGATAAATAGTGAAAAGATAAAAATAAATAAAATAGAAAATATAAACTCTTATACTCAACAAAATTGGACTCATCATCTCAATCCTATTTCATTAATTAATTTAACCAACAACTTATATAATAAATTCCCTCAAGGATGGTTAATTACTATTCCTATTAAAAATACTAATTTTGGTGAACAAATATCTCCAGAAGTAAAAATAATGGCGGAAAATATTATTAATAATATTGGCAAAAATTTTCTTAATTAATCATCTTTGATTAAAGAATAGCAAGACTCTTTTAATAAAGGTAAAGTTTGCCCTGAAACAGAATAAACTAGGGCTTCTCGATAAACTCTATTGGCAGGATTATAGTCTATATTAGCTGTTCCTTTTGATGTTATGATAGATGCGATCGCACTTTTGTGAGCTAAATTAATAGCTTCTACTCTCAACTTTAATTTTTCTGCAAAACTAACATTGTTATCAATCATAGCTGTTAACATTTTGTCTTGCAAATTTTCTACTTGATTTTTTAATTCAAAATAAGTTTCTTTGATTTCTTGATAATCTAATTTGACTAAATTTTCCTCCATAATTCTCAAACTAGCAAAAGTACAACCCAAAGGAAAAAAGCCATGATGTAAAATATTTTCTTGGTCTTTCAGATGAATATTATTGCTAGGTTTAATTGTAACAATATCTTCTTTTCTCAACAAATAATTATTTAATTTACCCGTGACAGTATTAGTGCTTGTCATCGCACATAATTGTAAAGGTTTACTTAATTCTAAATATGAATTTTGATGGTGAAAAGGAATGATACCATAAAGTTCTTGACCATCGGGTAAAGTTGCCCCGATAATAAAATGAGAGAATATATCATAACCAGTAATCCAAGGAATAAACCCATTTAATTCATATCCTTTTTCTGTGACAGTAGCAGTTACTAAAGCCTTTTCTTTTATTCTTAGATGAGAAAAACCCACTCCATAAAAATAATTTTCTTTTCCTATTTTAGTTAAATATTTTTCTTTCAAAATCTCATTATCACTACTGTTCAAAAATGCGATCGCACTTTGATGTTGAGTTTGTAAAAAAGCAAATGCCCCAGAATATTTTGCCATCATAATTTGCCATGAATAAAAACCTAAATTGCTCATAGCTAAACCTTGCCATTGAGAATCTATTTTCAGTCTTAAGAAAGAAGAATCTATAGTATTAAAATCATAAAAATAAGTTTTCAATAATTGGCTATCCTTATCTAAAATATTCCCTTGAGGTAAGATATTTTGTTCTAAATAAGCCTCTGCTTTATCAATAGTCTTCAATTCCGTTAAAGACAAATTTACTTTTTTGTTTTTTTCAGAATTTCTACAATTGATTAACTGTAGCTTTTTGTTGAACTTTCCCTTAAGTTGTGCTTTTTTTTCTTTAACTAAATTAATGTCATCTGAAGTGATATTATTTGCTTCGATAATAGCCTCTATAACTTCATAAACATCCGCTATTTCTTCTATTAAATCTTCCTTCTTATCTGTGGCAAAAACTTCTTTAGCTTCTTCAATTAACTTCCGTTTCAATTCTTGCTTATACTCATCATTATTTAATATTGTTAGTTGATAGTTTAAATTATTTTTATCAAGAAAATCAGGTATATTATCTCTAATTAATTTAGAATATTTACTCATAAAATATAGATTCCTAAAAATTCAAACAATAAATATTAGGCTATGATTTTTAGTTTAAATCGGTAATGAGGAATAGGCAATCAGCAATGGTAATAATATTTGAATATTAAGGCGTGTCATCAATTAAGCCCCTCTAAATATATATTTGTTGTTCTAGCCATAAAGATCATTAAAAATCATCAAGCCTGAAACCTTTTAGTTGAAACCTTCCTAAACTCCATATTCTTGCAAAAAAATTGAGGCGATACCTACTATGTGCCTGAAACCCCTATTTGTTAACAATACTTTAGCAAAATGATTTCGAGGTCGTGCATTTGATAGTATTTGAAGATAGAACCTAATTATAATGTTTAATTATAAGTAACTAAAAGCCCCATATGTCCATGAGCGATTTTGACACCACTATTTATAAATGTATCATTAGCACTCCTGCCGATAAAACCCCTTATATCCCTTTTAAAACCCCAGAAGAAACAAAAGGTAAATTACCTAACAAATATGCCCTAGTAAATCCATTAGAACTAAATTCCCTCACCCCTTATATAACAATTAATAATCGTCAATATTTTGCTTTAGAAGTTATCGATATAAATCCCGAACAAAAAAGCATATTAGATGAAAATTTGGAAAAAATAGAAGATTTTGAGAAGGATAATTTAAAAAAAGTAGGTATTCCCGACTTAGCTTTTGTTTATCTTACCCTAACCGAATATAATCCCACCGTACCTGAACTTTTAGATGCTTGGCAAGATTCCGAATTTGATCAGGAAGTGGTAATTGTCACCAACAATCAAATATTTAAAACCCTGACAGAATATTGGGAAAATAACACCCCTGATAAAGCAACTATATTAGGTTATTTACAAACCATGACTAAGTTATGGAGAACTCTTGGTAAACTTAATTGTCGCTCTACACTACTACATATCAATAATCTAAAAATTGATTTTAATCAAACACTCTTAATAGAGCATATATACCAAGACCCTGAGAATGATCCTCCGTTATTGAGGGAATTAGTAGAAACATGGGCTAATTTAATTGCTGATTTCGGTGGAGATTATGAGTCATTAATTACAGATTTAATGATCAAAATTGAGTCAGGAGAGGTAGAAAATGCGAAACAATTACGCTCTGAAATAGAGTTGCTAATTCAACAAACAGAAATTGAATCATTATTAGAAGAGGAAGATTTAAGTTTTCTCAATGAGAGTGATGAGTTAAACACCATTGCTGAGTCATTTGGAGATGATGATTTATCTTCTGAATCTCAAGCTACACAAATTAACAGTGATGGAGATGACCAACCTACTTTAGTTTTGCCGATGCGTTTATTGAGCGTTAAAGAAGTGGGATTGACGGATATTGGTCGTCGTCGGGGACATAATGAAGACTATTTTGCGATGGATACAACAATCAAAAAGTCTGAAAGCTCTCGTGGTACTTATGTTTCTGCAAAAGGACTCTTTTTAGTTTGTGATGGTATGGGAGGTCATGCAGGAGGTGAAGTTGCAAGTGCTACGGCAGTCAAGTGTTTATCAGAGTATTTCCAGCAAAATTGGGACGACGAATTGCCTTCTGCTCAAACCATTCGGGAAGGAATTTTAAGTGCGAATGAAACGATTTATTCTCTTAACAAGGATAAAGGACAAGTCGGTGCTGGTAGAATGGGAACAACTCTCACTTTAACTTTAGTGCAAGACACAAAAGCTGCGATCGCACACGTGGGAGATAGTCGAATTTATCGAGTTACCCGTAAATGGGGTTTAGAGTTACTGACTGTAGATCATTGTGTTGCTCAAGCAGAAATCAGACAAGGAGTTGATCCAGAAATTGCCTATGCGCGCCCCGATGCTTACCAATTAACCCAAGCCCTAGGCCCCAGAGACAATAGCTTTGTTAATCCAGACATCAGATTTTTAGACATTAAAGAGGATACCTTATTTTTAATGTGTTCCGATGGTTTATATGACAATGATTTATTTGAAAGTAACTGGGAAAAAATCCTTTTACCCTTAATTAGTTCCAAGGCTAGTTTAGAAGAAGGAGTTGCCCACATAATTGACCTTGGCAACCAAGTAAATGGTCATGATAATCTAACTTGTGTTTTAGTGCGCATTAAAGTACAACCTAATTTAGATGGGCAAAGTGGATTTTTTTAATCTCAGTTCGGTTTAAGCACATCGGATAAGGGAAGTGGGGCTTAGGGTTTTGGGGTATTAGGGGGAAACGAGTTAGGAGTTAGGAGTTAGGAGTTAGGAGTTATTAATTATCAACTATTTACCTTTGCCCTTTGCCATTTTTACTTTGCTCTTCTGAAATCGATTCACCGTAACACTATTCAGCAAACATATATTAATCAGAAATTAGGCATTAGGAACTAAGTTTTTGATCAAATTCTTTCTTTATGACCAATAAAAAAAATATTAGCTCAATATCAACAGTAGAGTTGAGTAAATTAATTCACAGCAAGGAAATTTCTCCCTTAGAAATTCTTGAATTTTACGCTCCACAAATAGAAGAAAAAAACCCAAAACTAGGGGCTTTTACTTATTTAAACTTAGATTTAGCCTACAAAGAAGCCAAAGAAAAAACTGAAATCTTAGCTCAAGTTGACGATACCTCTTGCTTACCCTTTTTTTTTGGTATTCCCACCGCTATTAAAGATTTATACCCTGTTAAAGGTATGCCAACAAGTTATGGTAATGGTTTTGTTAAAGACCAAATTGCAGATTATGATTGTAGTGTCACAGGTAAAATAAAGGAAGCAGGGTTTATTATTGTAGGCAAAACTGCAACTTCTGAGTTAGGTTCACTACCTTACACAGAATCTATTGGTTTACCTCCTTGTCGCAACCCTCATAACCTTGACTATACAGCCGGAGGATCAAGTGGGGGAGGGGCTTCCGCAGTGGCGGGGGGGTTATTGCCCATCGCTCCGGGTTCTGATGGAGGAGGTTCTGTGAGAGGACCTGCTTTTTGTTGTGGTTTAGTGGGTTTAAAGCCCAGTCGAGGACGAGTTTCTAATGCTCCTGTGGGAGATTATCAAGGAGGAATTGCAACTCATGGTTGTTTAAGTCGTACGGTGGCAGACAGTGCTGCTTTATTAGATGCGATCGCAGGTTATATTACGGGTGATCCTTATTGGCTACCAAATCCTGAGACTTCGTTTCTTTCCGCTTTAACACAAGAAACAGGTAAGTTAAAAATTGCTTTTGCTACTTCTGTATTACCGGCTGGAGAAGTTGACCCCATTTTAAAAACTCAAGTAGATGCGATCGCACTTTGTTTACAAGAAATGGGTCATGAGTTAGTAGAGGCTTGTCCAGATTTTACAACCTTGGTTGAACCCTTTAAAATCATTTGGCAATCGGGCATTACGGCGGCAGGATTCCCAGAGCAAATCCTCAATCCGATGAATCAGTGGTTAAAACAAAACTCCCCTGATTTAGGCACTTACTTAAGGGCAGTTCATCAGATGCAAGTTATTTCTCGACAGATAGTCGGCTTTTTTGACCATTTTGATTTATTGCTTTTACCTACTTATATGTCACCACCAATCAAAATCGGTGCATGGGCAGATTTACCTGCCGAAAAAACCCTAGAAAAGATTATTCACTGGATCAATCCCTGTCCTCCTTTTAATGCGACAGGACAACCTGCGATCGCACTTCCTACAGGATTTACAGAAGATAATTTACCCATCGGAGTGCAACTAATCGGGAAACCAGCAGATGAAAAAACCCTCTTACAAATAGCCTATCAACTGGAGACAAGAAACAAACTGAGTTCAAAGTTAGGGTAAAGATAAAGGCAATTAACAAGCAATTAACAATTAGTGATTAAGACAAGAGAACGGATAAACCTCTCTGTATCTTCCCTTAAAAAGGTCAAAGGGCAAGGGAAGGGGCAAAGGTAAATAGTTGATAATTAAAAGGTGACAGGTTTCAGGTTTCAGGTTTCAGGTTTCAGGTGTTAGATGTTAGAAAATTTCCGAATTTTTAATTCTCCCTACTCCCTACTCCCCACTCCCCTACTTTTATAAAACCCCTAACTCCTAACTCGTTTCCCCCTAATACCCCAAAACCCTAAGCCTCCACTTCCCTTATACCCTGATACCTGTACCCTCTTTCTAAACTCCGAACCCCTAATTAACTGGCAACGATATACTCTTTGACACTACTTCTTTTTTTGCGTAAATGAGCTAATGCCTGTTGCTCCAACTGACGTACTCTTTCACGACTAATATTCATTCTTTGTCCAATTTTTGCCAGAGATAATTCCTTACCATCTTCTAAGCC is a window from the Cyanobacterium sp. Dongsha4 genome containing:
- a CDS encoding amidase, whose amino-acid sequence is MTNKKNISSISTVELSKLIHSKEISPLEILEFYAPQIEEKNPKLGAFTYLNLDLAYKEAKEKTEILAQVDDTSCLPFFFGIPTAIKDLYPVKGMPTSYGNGFVKDQIADYDCSVTGKIKEAGFIIVGKTATSELGSLPYTESIGLPPCRNPHNLDYTAGGSSGGGASAVAGGLLPIAPGSDGGGSVRGPAFCCGLVGLKPSRGRVSNAPVGDYQGGIATHGCLSRTVADSAALLDAIAGYITGDPYWLPNPETSFLSALTQETGKLKIAFATSVLPAGEVDPILKTQVDAIALCLQEMGHELVEACPDFTTLVEPFKIIWQSGITAAGFPEQILNPMNQWLKQNSPDLGTYLRAVHQMQVISRQIVGFFDHFDLLLLPTYMSPPIKIGAWADLPAEKTLEKIIHWINPCPPFNATGQPAIALPTGFTEDNLPIGVQLIGKPADEKTLLQIAYQLETRNKLSSKLG
- a CDS encoding serine/threonine phosphatase; translation: MSDFDTTIYKCIISTPADKTPYIPFKTPEETKGKLPNKYALVNPLELNSLTPYITINNRQYFALEVIDINPEQKSILDENLEKIEDFEKDNLKKVGIPDLAFVYLTLTEYNPTVPELLDAWQDSEFDQEVVIVTNNQIFKTLTEYWENNTPDKATILGYLQTMTKLWRTLGKLNCRSTLLHINNLKIDFNQTLLIEHIYQDPENDPPLLRELVETWANLIADFGGDYESLITDLMIKIESGEVENAKQLRSEIELLIQQTEIESLLEEEDLSFLNESDELNTIAESFGDDDLSSESQATQINSDGDDQPTLVLPMRLLSVKEVGLTDIGRRRGHNEDYFAMDTTIKKSESSRGTYVSAKGLFLVCDGMGGHAGGEVASATAVKCLSEYFQQNWDDELPSAQTIREGILSANETIYSLNKDKGQVGAGRMGTTLTLTLVQDTKAAIAHVGDSRIYRVTRKWGLELLTVDHCVAQAEIRQGVDPEIAYARPDAYQLTQALGPRDNSFVNPDIRFLDIKEDTLFLMCSDGLYDNDLFESNWEKILLPLISSKASLEEGVAHIIDLGNQVNGHDNLTCVLVRIKVQPNLDGQSGFF
- a CDS encoding nucleoside triphosphate pyrophosphohydrolase, with the protein product MSKYSKLIRDNIPDFLDKNNLNYQLTILNNDEYKQELKRKLIEEAKEVFATDKKEDLIEEIADVYEVIEAIIEANNITSDDINLVKEKKAQLKGKFNKKLQLINCRNSEKNKKVNLSLTELKTIDKAEAYLEQNILPQGNILDKDSQLLKTYFYDFNTIDSSFLRLKIDSQWQGLAMSNLGFYSWQIMMAKYSGAFAFLQTQHQSAIAFLNSSDNEILKEKYLTKIGKENYFYGVGFSHLRIKEKALVTATVTEKGYELNGFIPWITGYDIFSHFIIGATLPDGQELYGIIPFHHQNSYLELSKPLQLCAMTSTNTVTGKLNNYLLRKEDIVTIKPSNNIHLKDQENILHHGFFPLGCTFASLRIMEENLVKLDYQEIKETYFELKNQVENLQDKMLTAMIDNNVSFAEKLKLRVEAINLAHKSAIASIITSKGTANIDYNPANRVYREALVYSVSGQTLPLLKESCYSLIKDD
- a CDS encoding SpoIIE family protein phosphatase; its protein translation is MNEDNFFDIYHHSLNKHKEELCGDKVKFTKGESKSTIVLSDGLGSGVKANILATLTTEMLITMLDADLPLKEVIETIAGTLPRCQMRNIAYATFTIITINHHDNKFEVINFDNPPIFLLKKGRIEKLIPTTEVILDKKINYYQGILERGDFLGAISDGILYAGLGNTMNFGWGWDNIAKFLESVFLTKASNSRKIIEQVVQETKKLYCNHIGDDATFVGVYVRKPKPLMIFTGPPLDPSKDEDYAEQLLSFAGRKIICGGTTGNIVANYMAETIDIDIATMTKELPPIGKLKEIDLVTEGILTISKAKELLNRCQFDVSRLPTVRNSAVLLAKEILEADSIYFLVGQQINEFYQNPLLPKNISIRRSLIEELVQLLRENQKKVILEYC
- a CDS encoding hydrogenase maturation protease: MIEIEKKSTLVIGYGNSLRSDDGIGQKIAIALSQLNLKNLTAIATHQLTPELVEKIIQFEQIIFIDAQINSEKIKINKIENINSYTQQNWTHHLNPISLINLTNNLYNKFPQGWLITIPIKNTNFGEQISPEVKIMAENIINNIGKNFLN